The following are encoded in a window of Caballeronia sp. NK8 genomic DNA:
- a CDS encoding DUF1801 domain-containing protein — protein sequence MNPSERIDALIAGIADWRGETFANVRKIILAADDGIVEEWKYMGSPVWYRDGMIAVANAHKGKVKLTFAYGASLPDPAKLFNAGLEGNARRAIDFFEGDKIDARALKNLVRAAIEFNQAKGKKKAAG from the coding sequence ATGAACCCATCGGAACGAATCGACGCATTGATCGCGGGCATTGCGGACTGGCGCGGCGAGACCTTCGCCAATGTGCGCAAGATCATCCTCGCGGCGGATGATGGGATCGTCGAGGAGTGGAAGTACATGGGCAGTCCGGTGTGGTACCGCGATGGCATGATCGCGGTGGCCAATGCTCACAAGGGGAAAGTCAAGCTGACGTTCGCCTATGGCGCGAGCCTTCCCGATCCCGCCAAACTCTTCAATGCTGGCCTCGAAGGCAATGCGCGGCGCGCGATCGATTTCTTCGAAGGCGACAAGATCGACGCGCGCGCGTTGAAGAATCTCGTGCGCGCGGCGATCGAATTCAATCAGGCGAAAGGGAAGAAGAAAGCGGCTGGCTAA
- a CDS encoding RcnB family protein, with the protein MKKSRIVAALVCASIGLMAGAAFAQPAPGGPDAYHDTNRGPGGPGGPGAPGHGPAMNDHNGPRPPEHANDESRHPDWRKGERLSSDYRNRQYVVDDWHGHGLRQPPRGYQWVGVGADYLLVAVASGVIAQVVMSQ; encoded by the coding sequence ATGAAGAAGAGTCGAATCGTCGCCGCGCTTGTTTGTGCGAGTATCGGACTGATGGCCGGTGCGGCCTTCGCACAGCCCGCGCCGGGCGGCCCGGACGCGTATCACGACACGAATCGCGGACCCGGCGGCCCTGGCGGTCCCGGTGCCCCCGGCCACGGCCCCGCGATGAACGATCACAACGGCCCGCGCCCGCCCGAGCATGCAAACGATGAATCGCGCCATCCGGACTGGCGCAAGGGCGAGCGTCTCTCGTCCGATTACCGCAATCGTCAATACGTCGTCGACGACTGGCACGGCCACGGCCTGCGCCAGCCGCCGCGCGGTTATCAGTGGGTTGGCGTCGGCGCGGATTATCTGCTGGTCGCGGTGGCGTCGGGCGTCATCGCGCAAGTCGTGATGTCGCAATAG
- a CDS encoding lipopolysaccharide biosynthesis protein, with protein sequence MIAPSGSIFYGMNGHINIAGPYVTSTPEQQLAQLKDLNVTLYRNDVNSVAGAQKLASVAQMMATSGVTVYPVILQSLVFPDEDSAYQASYTLAQQIVNVQHYAYYEVSNELAPQCLVGWVDGVRRTDYKNDCFQQARGIIRGLIAGIKSVDPAGKIIIGGNTWMHYGFDVMLANGTQPDGTSGHPVVTWDITAWHWYSEQGDIRNACGGTGCYNVIGVLQSFGKPIWINEVGMRPNFPGTPDQAATFMANNMMGALLAIAPQYNIQSLQVYELYDDPPTGQGPYGVMLDDGVTKKLTYAAVKNFIAANPR encoded by the coding sequence GTGATCGCTCCTTCTGGCAGCATCTTCTACGGCATGAACGGCCATATCAACATAGCGGGCCCTTATGTAACCTCCACGCCCGAACAGCAGCTTGCGCAACTGAAGGACCTCAACGTCACGCTGTATCGCAATGACGTGAACAGTGTGGCCGGCGCGCAAAAGCTCGCGAGCGTGGCGCAGATGATGGCGACGTCAGGTGTGACGGTGTATCCCGTGATTCTGCAATCGCTCGTCTTTCCCGACGAGGACTCGGCCTATCAGGCCAGCTACACGCTCGCTCAGCAGATCGTCAACGTGCAGCATTACGCCTACTACGAAGTCTCCAACGAACTCGCGCCGCAATGCCTGGTCGGCTGGGTCGACGGAGTGCGCAGAACCGACTACAAGAACGATTGCTTTCAGCAGGCGCGCGGCATCATTCGAGGTCTGATTGCGGGCATCAAGTCGGTCGATCCCGCCGGCAAGATCATCATCGGCGGCAATACTTGGATGCATTACGGCTTCGACGTGATGCTCGCGAATGGCACGCAGCCGGACGGCACGAGCGGCCATCCGGTCGTCACCTGGGACATCACCGCGTGGCACTGGTATTCGGAGCAGGGCGACATCCGTAACGCATGCGGCGGGACGGGTTGCTATAACGTGATCGGCGTGCTTCAGTCGTTCGGCAAGCCGATCTGGATCAACGAAGTGGGCATGCGTCCAAACTTCCCCGGCACGCCGGACCAAGCGGCCACATTCATGGCGAACAACATGATGGGCGCGCTGCTTGCGATCGCGCCGCAATACAACATTCAGTCGCTTCAAGTCTATGAGCTGTACGACGATCCGCCGACCGGGCAAGGTCCATACGGCGTCATGCTGGATGACGGCGTGACGAAGAAGCTTACCTATGCGGCTGTCAAGAACTTCATCGCGGCCAATCCGCGCTGA
- a CDS encoding LysE family translocator, whose translation MPHTPQLLAFALVALGMALTPGPNMVYLISRSICQGRTAGLISLGGVALGFVFYMLCAAFGITALLIAVPFAYDALRFGGALYLLYLAWQAVKPGGRSPFQVRDLPVDSPRKLFTMGFFTNLLNPKIAVLYLSLLPQFIDPSNGSVLGQSLVFGIVQIMLSITVNSTVAMTAGSIALFLARKPAWLLMQRWLMGTVLAGLAVRMATEARR comes from the coding sequence ATGCCTCACACACCGCAACTGCTCGCATTCGCCCTCGTCGCGCTCGGCATGGCGCTCACGCCGGGGCCGAACATGGTCTACCTGATTTCGCGCTCGATCTGCCAGGGCCGCACGGCGGGGCTCATTTCGCTGGGCGGCGTCGCGCTCGGCTTCGTGTTCTACATGTTGTGCGCGGCGTTCGGCATTACCGCGCTGCTGATCGCGGTTCCGTTCGCCTACGACGCGTTGCGCTTCGGTGGCGCGCTCTATCTGCTGTATCTGGCGTGGCAGGCGGTCAAGCCGGGCGGACGCTCGCCGTTTCAGGTGCGCGATTTGCCCGTCGACAGCCCGCGCAAGCTCTTCACGATGGGCTTCTTCACGAACCTGCTGAATCCCAAGATCGCCGTGCTGTATCTGTCGCTGCTGCCGCAGTTCATCGATCCGTCGAACGGCAGTGTGCTCGGGCAGTCGCTCGTCTTCGGCATCGTGCAGATCATGCTGAGCATCACCGTCAATTCGACGGTCGCGATGACGGCCGGATCGATCGCGCTGTTTCTCGCCCGCAAGCCCGCATGGCTGCTGATGCAGCGCTGGCTCATGGGCACGGTGCTCGCCGGTCTCGCGGTGAGAATGGCGACTGAAGCGCGCCGCTGA
- a CDS encoding GGDEF domain-containing protein has product MFHTPDTETLRLCSVLASTAFGLVFALVRFGRRIEPHFMHWSASAFLYAAVLIGFELARGNLVLVASLLGALAATNMLIISGLRSFDGKPPWRRWMLAPVAGGAALHILPTWIGGHGPIVSALTHAGDTIGVAISAAITGLTLWSSGGRENSRARRIAGLAMLGYLPGYAVTLAAYAWAGPGINYLALIPMLSDQLLLGVLNLGLLAIPAERAQRRLRDAARRDPLTGVWNRAGFNRHAMRLAAPGATVLAIDLDHFKEINDRHGHLAGDNVLIELARLAGAEVESLGGEFGRLGGDEFVAILPAARAADAQVCANQIHAACRTYTQGMPEWTTSIGVSQIAANETGFHDALQRADVALYRAKLAGRNTLTV; this is encoded by the coding sequence ATGTTCCACACACCTGACACAGAAACACTTCGCCTTTGCAGCGTGCTCGCGAGCACCGCGTTCGGTCTGGTCTTCGCGCTGGTGCGCTTCGGCCGCCGAATCGAGCCGCATTTCATGCACTGGTCGGCGAGCGCGTTCCTGTATGCGGCCGTGCTGATCGGCTTCGAACTCGCCCGCGGCAATCTCGTGCTCGTCGCGTCGTTGCTCGGTGCGCTCGCGGCCACCAATATGCTGATCATTTCGGGTCTGCGATCATTCGACGGCAAGCCGCCGTGGCGCAGATGGATGCTTGCGCCTGTCGCCGGCGGTGCGGCGTTGCATATTTTGCCGACATGGATCGGCGGTCATGGTCCGATCGTTTCGGCATTGACGCACGCGGGCGACACGATTGGCGTCGCGATCTCGGCCGCGATCACCGGCCTCACGCTGTGGTCGAGCGGCGGGCGCGAGAACAGTCGCGCGCGACGCATCGCGGGCCTGGCGATGCTGGGCTATCTGCCAGGTTATGCGGTAACGCTCGCGGCCTATGCGTGGGCCGGACCAGGCATCAATTACCTTGCGCTGATTCCGATGCTCTCGGATCAGTTGCTGCTGGGCGTGCTCAATCTCGGCCTGCTCGCGATTCCCGCCGAGCGCGCGCAACGACGTCTGCGCGATGCTGCGCGGCGCGACCCGCTGACGGGCGTGTGGAACCGCGCCGGATTCAATCGCCACGCGATGCGCCTCGCCGCGCCGGGCGCGACCGTGCTCGCGATCGACCTCGATCACTTCAAGGAAATCAACGACCGCCACGGTCACCTCGCGGGGGACAACGTGCTGATCGAACTGGCGCGGCTCGCGGGCGCGGAAGTCGAATCGCTGGGCGGCGAGTTCGGCCGGCTCGGCGGCGACGAGTTCGTCGCCATTCTCCCGGCGGCGCGCGCAGCGGATGCGCAGGTCTGCGCGAACCAGATCCACGCCGCTTGCCGCACCTACACGCAAGGCATGCCGGAATGGACGACGAGCATCGGTGTGTCGCAGATCGCGGCGAACGAGACAGGCTTCCACGATGCGCTGCAACGCGCGGACGTCGCGCTGTATCGTGCGAAGCTCGCAGGCCGCAATACGCTGACCGTCTGA
- a CDS encoding glutathione binding-like protein encodes MKLYYSPGACSLADHIAMHEAGMNFDRVKVDFKTRLTEDGKPFDDINPKGYVPVLEFDDGKRLTENIAILSWVAQNAPSLAPSGEDGSLRLLETLAFISTEIHKQFGRVFRPSSDAEATAAREKIGQRFALIAKMMRGDYLFGDKMSVADAYLFTMLTWARKMGVDTPAELQAFYARMRERPAVKLAFEHEGLE; translated from the coding sequence ATGAAACTCTATTACTCGCCCGGCGCGTGCAGTCTCGCCGATCACATCGCGATGCATGAAGCAGGCATGAATTTCGATCGCGTGAAGGTCGATTTCAAGACCCGGCTCACCGAAGACGGAAAGCCATTCGACGACATCAATCCGAAGGGCTATGTGCCTGTGCTCGAGTTTGACGACGGCAAGCGCCTCACCGAGAACATCGCGATTCTTTCGTGGGTCGCGCAGAATGCGCCTTCGCTCGCGCCATCGGGCGAAGACGGCAGCCTGCGCCTGCTCGAAACGCTCGCGTTCATTTCGACCGAGATCCACAAGCAGTTTGGCCGCGTGTTCAGGCCGTCTTCCGATGCGGAAGCCACGGCGGCTCGCGAGAAGATCGGCCAGCGCTTCGCGCTCATCGCGAAGATGATGCGCGGCGATTATCTGTTCGGCGACAAAATGAGCGTCGCGGATGCTTATCTTTTCACGATGCTTACATGGGCGCGGAAGATGGGCGTCGATACCCCCGCCGAGCTTCAGGCGTTCTACGCGCGCATGCGCGAGCGGCCCGCCGTAAAGCTCGCGTTCGAGCACGAAGGACTCGAATGA
- a CDS encoding LysR family transcriptional regulator has translation MLERAHLMVVREVERQGSLTAAADVLNLTQSALSHTVKKLEQQLGTPVWTREGRSMRLTQAGQYLLGLANRMLPQFELAEARMKQYAEGERGTLRIGMECHPCYQWLLKVVSPYLARWPDVDVDVKQRFQFGGIGALFGYDIDVLVTPDPLKKPGLRFTPVFDYEQVLVVPEDHALAAVSYVTPAQVSQEVLITYPVETDRLDIYTQFLTPANVVPRRHKVIETTDIMMQMVASGRGVAALPRWLAEEYAERMPLAVLKLGRKGIAKRIFLGTREVDAGIDYLAAFVTLARKADWAKARVE, from the coding sequence ATGCTCGAACGCGCGCATCTGATGGTCGTGAGAGAAGTCGAGCGACAGGGCTCGCTGACCGCTGCCGCCGACGTGCTCAATCTCACGCAATCGGCGCTGAGTCATACCGTGAAGAAGCTGGAGCAGCAACTGGGCACGCCGGTCTGGACGCGCGAGGGGCGCAGCATGCGGCTCACGCAGGCCGGTCAGTATTTACTCGGTCTCGCGAACCGGATGCTGCCGCAATTCGAACTGGCCGAAGCGCGCATGAAGCAATATGCCGAAGGCGAGCGCGGCACCTTGCGGATCGGCATGGAGTGTCACCCGTGCTATCAGTGGTTGCTCAAGGTCGTGTCGCCGTATCTCGCGCGCTGGCCCGATGTCGATGTCGACGTGAAGCAGCGCTTTCAGTTCGGCGGCATCGGCGCGCTGTTCGGCTACGACATCGATGTGCTCGTGACGCCCGATCCGCTGAAGAAGCCGGGCTTGCGTTTCACGCCCGTATTCGATTACGAGCAGGTGCTCGTCGTGCCCGAAGACCACGCGCTCGCGGCCGTTTCATACGTCACGCCCGCGCAGGTTTCGCAGGAAGTGCTCATCACGTATCCGGTCGAAACCGATCGCCTCGACATCTACACGCAGTTCCTGACGCCCGCGAACGTCGTGCCCAGGCGGCACAAGGTGATCGAGACGACGGACATCATGATGCAGATGGTCGCGAGCGGGCGTGGCGTCGCGGCGCTGCCGCGCTGGCTCGCGGAAGAATACGCGGAGCGCATGCCGCTCGCCGTGCTCAAACTCGGCAGAAAGGGCATCGCAAAGCGGATCTTTCTCGGCACGCGCGAGGTCGATGCCGGTATCGACTATCTTGCGGCGTTCGTCACGCTGGCGCGCAAGGCTGATTGGGCGAAGGCGCGCGTGGAGTAA
- a CDS encoding class I SAM-dependent methyltransferase — translation MNSSLSSTGAYVLGHADLEVQRLENQARFIGDLTEEILRRAGLAPGMRVLDLGCGTGDVSLLAASLVGPDGSVLGIDQAPGVIDKARERAERAGIGNVRFEVASMADFDLVLPVDAVIGRLILLHLPDPAATLRRLAAQAGAGTLFVFHEMDMSTARSMPESPLCAQGMRWIMETFARAGVETDMGSKLYSTFRRAGLPGPQMLLSARIEGGPDSFAYQYLAEVLRTLLPLADRFGVARADEVGIDTLAARLRDEIVALDGVIQPPAFIGAWVRVV, via the coding sequence ATGAACTCTTCTCTTTCTTCCACCGGCGCGTACGTGCTCGGCCATGCCGATCTGGAAGTGCAGCGCCTCGAAAACCAGGCGCGTTTCATCGGCGATCTGACCGAGGAAATCCTGCGACGCGCGGGTCTCGCGCCCGGTATGCGCGTGCTCGATCTGGGCTGCGGCACGGGCGATGTCTCGTTGCTGGCTGCGTCGCTGGTCGGGCCGGACGGCTCGGTGCTCGGCATCGATCAGGCGCCGGGCGTCATCGACAAGGCGCGCGAGCGAGCAGAGCGCGCGGGCATCGGCAACGTGCGTTTCGAGGTCGCGAGCATGGCGGATTTCGATCTCGTCTTGCCCGTCGATGCGGTCATCGGCCGTCTTATCCTGCTGCATCTGCCCGATCCCGCCGCGACGTTGCGCCGCCTCGCCGCGCAGGCGGGCGCGGGTACGCTCTTCGTGTTCCATGAGATGGACATGAGCACCGCGCGTTCGATGCCCGAGTCGCCGCTATGCGCGCAAGGCATGCGCTGGATCATGGAGACGTTTGCGCGCGCCGGCGTCGAGACCGACATGGGATCGAAGCTGTATTCGACGTTTCGTCGCGCCGGACTTCCCGGCCCGCAGATGCTGCTTTCCGCGCGTATCGAAGGCGGGCCTGACTCGTTCGCGTATCAGTATCTGGCTGAAGTGCTGCGCACGCTGTTGCCGCTCGCCGATCGGTTTGGCGTCGCGCGCGCGGATGAAGTCGGCATCGATACGCTGGCCGCGCGGTTGCGCGATGAGATCGTCGCGCTCGATGGCGTCATTCAGCCGCCTGCTTTCATCGGCGCGTGGGTGCGAGTGGTTTAG
- the metE gene encoding 5-methyltetrahydropteroyltriglutamate--homocysteine S-methyltransferase — translation MVTTHNLGFPRIGAQRELKFALENYWKSQSSRDELEAAGARLRERHWKDQAHLDLVPAGDFAFYDQVLDMSFTLGNLPERVRGFHGDALDNYFRVARGRSAGSAEEHAACCGGVAAGEMTKWFDTNYHYIVPEFDAATQFRLDTSRLIEQLGEARALGVNAKPVIIGPVTYLWLGKTKDDSDKLALLPRLLPVYAALLDHFAALGIEWVQIDEPALVTELDMPWRDAFITAYAALSARRVRLLLATYFGPLQENLDFACKLPVDGLHIDAINARDEAVTAASLLPDTSVLSVGPINGRNIWKTDLNAALDWLEPLHASLGERLWIAPSCSLLHTPVDLASEDKLDAEIKSWLAFALQKLDELSVLARALNEGRAAVADALALNAAAIESRRTSARVHNPAVKAAIAELDAALGQRANAYEVRAVKQAAMLDLPAYPTTTIGSFPQTNEIRQARSQFRKGELDAAAYKAAMEREITRAVKEQEALGLDVLVHGEAERNDMVEYFGEQLDGYAFSQFGWVQSYGSRCVKPPILFGDISRPKAMTVEWTRYAQAQTKKPMKGMLTGPVTILNWSFVRDDQPRSVSCQQLALAIREEVLDLEKAGVRVIQIDEAALREGLPLRRSQWNDYLRWAVESFRITANGVQDETQIHTHMCYSEFNDIIASIADMDADVITIETSRSDMELLDAFDDFNYPNQIGPGVYDIHSPNIPSEAHIVDLMKKAAQRIPGERLWVNPDCGLKTRQWDEVIPALRNMVAAAHALRAST, via the coding sequence ATGGTCACGACACATAACCTGGGTTTCCCGCGCATCGGCGCGCAACGCGAACTGAAGTTCGCCCTCGAAAACTACTGGAAGAGCCAGTCATCGCGCGATGAACTCGAGGCCGCCGGCGCGCGCTTGCGCGAACGGCACTGGAAGGATCAGGCGCATCTCGATCTCGTGCCGGCGGGCGATTTCGCCTTCTACGATCAGGTGCTCGACATGAGCTTCACGCTCGGCAATTTGCCCGAGCGCGTGCGCGGTTTTCACGGCGACGCGCTCGACAATTATTTCCGCGTCGCGCGCGGACGCTCGGCGGGAAGCGCCGAAGAACATGCGGCGTGCTGCGGCGGCGTGGCCGCGGGCGAGATGACGAAGTGGTTCGACACCAACTATCACTACATCGTCCCCGAGTTCGACGCGGCGACGCAGTTCAGGCTCGATACGTCGCGTCTCATCGAGCAGCTCGGCGAAGCGCGCGCGCTCGGCGTGAACGCGAAGCCGGTCATCATCGGGCCGGTGACGTATCTGTGGCTCGGCAAGACGAAGGACGACTCGGACAAGCTCGCGCTGTTGCCGCGCCTGCTGCCCGTTTATGCGGCGTTACTCGATCACTTCGCGGCGCTCGGCATCGAGTGGGTACAGATCGATGAACCCGCGCTCGTCACCGAACTCGATATGCCATGGCGCGATGCCTTCATCACCGCTTACGCTGCGCTCTCGGCGCGCCGCGTGCGCCTGCTGCTCGCGACTTACTTCGGCCCGTTGCAGGAGAACCTTGATTTCGCGTGCAAGCTGCCGGTGGACGGCTTGCATATCGATGCGATCAACGCGCGCGATGAAGCAGTCACCGCGGCGTCGCTGTTGCCGGATACGTCGGTGCTGTCGGTCGGGCCGATCAACGGGCGCAATATCTGGAAGACCGATCTGAACGCCGCGCTCGACTGGCTCGAACCGCTGCATGCGTCGCTGGGCGAGCGGCTCTGGATCGCGCCATCGTGCTCGTTGCTGCATACGCCCGTCGATCTGGCGAGCGAAGACAAGCTCGACGCCGAGATCAAATCGTGGCTCGCCTTCGCGCTGCAAAAGCTCGACGAACTGAGCGTGCTCGCGCGCGCATTGAACGAGGGCCGCGCCGCCGTCGCCGACGCGCTTGCGCTCAACGCGGCGGCCATCGAAAGCCGCCGCACTTCAGCGCGCGTGCATAACCCTGCGGTAAAGGCGGCGATAGCGGAGCTCGACGCGGCGCTCGGCCAGCGCGCGAACGCCTATGAAGTACGCGCGGTCAAGCAGGCCGCGATGCTCGATCTGCCGGCTTATCCGACAACGACGATCGGCTCGTTCCCGCAAACCAACGAAATCCGTCAGGCGCGCAGCCAGTTCAGGAAAGGCGAACTCGATGCAGCCGCCTACAAGGCCGCGATGGAACGCGAGATCACGCGCGCCGTGAAGGAACAGGAAGCGCTCGGACTCGATGTGCTCGTGCATGGCGAAGCCGAACGCAACGACATGGTCGAATACTTCGGCGAGCAACTCGATGGTTACGCGTTCAGTCAGTTCGGCTGGGTGCAGTCGTACGGCTCGCGCTGCGTGAAGCCGCCGATTCTCTTCGGCGACATCAGCCGCCCGAAGGCGATGACGGTCGAATGGACCCGCTACGCGCAGGCGCAAACGAAGAAGCCGATGAAAGGCATGCTGACGGGTCCGGTCACGATCCTCAACTGGTCCTTCGTACGCGACGATCAACCGCGTTCGGTGTCGTGCCAGCAACTCGCGCTCGCGATTCGCGAGGAAGTGCTCGATCTGGAAAAGGCCGGCGTGCGCGTGATCCAGATCGACGAAGCCGCGCTACGCGAAGGCCTGCCGCTGCGCCGCTCGCAATGGAACGACTATCTGCGCTGGGCGGTGGAATCGTTCCGCATCACCGCTAACGGTGTACAGGACGAAACGCAGATTCATACGCACATGTGCTACTCGGAATTCAACGACATCATCGCGTCGATCGCGGATATGGACGCCGACGTCATCACGATCGAAACCTCGCGCTCAGACATGGAACTGCTCGATGCCTTCGACGATTTCAACTATCCGAATCAGATCGGGCCGGGCGTGTACGACATCCATTCGCCCAATATCCCGAGCGAAGCGCATATCGTCGATCTGATGAAGAAGGCGGCGCAGCGCATTCCGGGCGAGCGCCTGTGGGTGAATCCGGACTGCGGACTCAAGACGCGTCAATGGGACGAAGTAATTCCCGCGCTTCGAAACATGGTCGCGGCGGCGCACGCGTTGCGCGCATCGACGTGA
- a CDS encoding glucose 1-dehydrogenase — protein sequence MSKLAGKVAVVTGASKGIGAAIAKALAAEGASVVVNYASSKAGAEAVVADITAANGKAIAVGGDVSKAADAQGIVNAAVETYGRLDILVNNSGVYEFATLEEITEEHFHKQFNINVLGTLLTTQAAAKHFGEGASVINVSSVVTRITPPASAVYSGTKGAVDAITGVLARELGARKIRVNSINPGMVVTEGTHSTGIIGSDFETSALAQTPLGRLGQPDDIASIAVFLASDDARWMTGEHLIASGGMR from the coding sequence ATGAGCAAACTCGCAGGCAAGGTGGCGGTCGTCACGGGCGCATCGAAAGGCATCGGAGCGGCGATTGCAAAGGCGCTCGCGGCGGAGGGCGCGTCGGTCGTCGTCAACTATGCGAGCAGCAAGGCGGGCGCGGAAGCGGTCGTGGCGGACATCACCGCGGCGAACGGCAAGGCGATCGCGGTCGGCGGCGATGTCTCGAAGGCCGCCGATGCGCAAGGCATCGTGAATGCGGCGGTCGAAACGTATGGACGCCTCGATATCCTCGTCAATAACTCGGGCGTCTACGAATTCGCGACGCTAGAGGAAATCACCGAAGAGCATTTTCATAAGCAGTTCAATATCAACGTGCTCGGCACCTTGCTGACGACGCAAGCCGCCGCGAAACACTTCGGCGAGGGTGCGAGCGTCATCAATGTGAGTTCGGTCGTGACCCGCATCACGCCGCCGGCGAGCGCAGTCTACAGCGGCACGAAGGGTGCCGTCGATGCGATCACGGGCGTACTCGCGCGCGAACTCGGCGCGCGAAAGATCCGCGTGAACTCGATCAATCCCGGCATGGTCGTGACCGAAGGCACGCACAGCACGGGCATCATCGGTTCCGATTTCGAAACGTCCGCGCTCGCGCAGACACCGCTCGGACGCCTCGGCCAGCCGGACGACATCGCATCGATCGCGGTGTTCCTCGCCTCGGACGATGCGCGCTGGATGACCGGCGAACATCTCATCGCGAGCGGCGGCATGCGTTGA
- a CDS encoding DUF4142 domain-containing protein codes for MRIAAALLLLLAWTVRVQGQDRPLSDEQMLGVVFVANQAEIAAGNLALRKTRSKSLQVFARRLVSEHAQVNQEIAALTQRVGTQPQRSAASDALTKQGIDDIANLEETGTYDFDEAYLDREAAFLQKLVNTVDDYIRTARSAEVRTLLIRSRPSFIFHLDQAHRLQLTIGNPGLMR; via the coding sequence ATGCGTATCGCAGCGGCCCTGCTGTTGCTTCTGGCGTGGACGGTTCGCGTGCAGGGGCAGGATCGGCCGTTGTCCGATGAACAGATGCTCGGCGTCGTGTTCGTCGCCAATCAGGCGGAAATCGCCGCGGGCAATCTGGCGTTGCGCAAGACGCGCTCCAAAAGTCTTCAGGTGTTCGCGAGGCGGCTCGTTTCAGAGCATGCGCAGGTCAATCAGGAAATCGCCGCGCTGACGCAGCGGGTCGGCACGCAGCCGCAACGCAGCGCGGCGAGCGATGCATTGACGAAGCAAGGCATCGATGACATCGCCAATCTCGAAGAAACCGGAACCTACGATTTCGATGAAGCGTACCTCGATCGCGAGGCCGCCTTTCTGCAGAAGCTGGTTAATACCGTCGACGACTACATTCGCACGGCGCGCAGCGCGGAGGTGCGGACTTTGCTGATTCGCTCGCGACCGTCGTTCATCTTTCATCTGGATCAGGCTCATCGACTGCAACTCACGATAGGCAATCCGGGTCTCATGCGCTAG